DNA sequence from the Gopherus evgoodei ecotype Sinaloan lineage chromosome 3, rGopEvg1_v1.p, whole genome shotgun sequence genome:
gtgagcaatcactcgaagaagaactgaaagaTACCGTGGCATGCTGTGTGTGTACACAAGTGCACTCTTGCGTGCGCACACACTAAAGGGGGATCCAAGTCAGCCTTGTGCTAGAGTTGAGATTGGAGCCTCTGTATAGAAATTTATCCTTTTTCTAGATTTTAAATTGAAGTGATGGAACTAGTTAGCAAATGTATAATCACTTTATTAGCCCCAATCTGGTTTTAGAAGGCACTGATTGCTTATAATGAATGAGTATTATTGGTAAATTTTCAAAGTTTACTTCATATCATTGAATTacacagagggccaaattcatccctgacaTAATTCAGTAGCAGTCAGTGGTGTAACAGAATAGATTTGGTATGAATTTGACTCTGTTTTCACAATCTCATGTTTTGTATGACAGTGCATTATTTTGCACAAAAACAAATATAACTGAAAATAATGAGTCTTATggagtatttaaaataaaacccaaaacAGTTAATTTGTTGTTTACTAACGACTTAATCTATAGGGGACCATGTTTTTTGTCTGAAAATCAGAAAGAGGGATGGAGAATACAACTCGAatgtattatttctttttttaaaattatctgaATTAAGATATTGTcataatttaacttttttttttttttttttaattctagacCTTTAAGCTCCTAGGAATCCTTGATGTCCAAAATATTCCCTGTTCACGAGAGTCAATACTCTATGGGTCACTTGGTTCCCTAGCTGTGGGCCTTGGACATTTTTTAGCAAccagtgagtttttttttttattgttttcctgTATTTCCTCTGCAAGAGAGGTTAATTTTTCTGCTTGGTTTTGTTCTGCTAGTTGAGAGAAATAAAAGTAGTTTGGATAATTGTTTTCAttatctgttttttctctttcaggtAGAGTTAGAAGATCTTTTGACTTTGGAATGGGAGGTTTTGTTTTGACAACCTTAGGATGCTGGTATATAAGATGTTTCTTGAATTTTGACAGACCAGTGCTGCAAATTTGTACATATATTCCTGTGCTGTTCTGTCACCTTTCATACTCTTTTTCTTGGAAGACCCTTCATGACTCTTAGCCGtgcctccttcctctcctttAAATGCATTCCCAAAACTTATTTTTGCAAGGATGTTCATAAACCTTAAGCTATTAGacttgatatttttaataaaaattaaatttaaaaaagtttctgCTACATGTGGCTTAGTCTCCTAAGAGACCTGCAGTCCTCTTGTCCTCTCCTTCCTTCATGTCTCTGTTTCCTCCCAGTGTCAAGTTTTTCAGTTAAAATTGTAGCTTAGGCCATAATCTTGTGAACACTTAAAGATGTGCTTATCTTTAGGTacataagtagtcccattaaaatcaatgaggaCAGTTCACATGTTTAAAACTATGCAGGcgtgtaagtatttgcaggattgggaccaaaTTCAGAtctttaaaagtaaaaaataattctATGTTTAGGAATCAATTCTGTAGCTGCTTTCACATGGGAATTCCTTGTGCAAAGTGGCTGTAGAACCATGCCTTAGAGAATTAGCAGCTGTGCTAATATTTACATAAATGCTTGTAAAATGTCCAGTTATGATGTGTAGAATGTACAGTTCATATTAACTAGTTGAATAGTTGTAACgtgtactgttttttttcttccttaaggATATATTGCAGATACAATCATGCAAAACTAAGGATCCAGCAAAGAATTATTCAAGAAGGGATGAGAAACAAGCTCTTATATGAAGGTAGTGAATTTGatcctgaaagaaaacaaaacagcaatcTAGAAAACAATTCTTAGCTTATCACAGAGCAACCCAATGGTCAAATACAACCTGTGGGGTATTAAAATGGAAGTGCAAAGGCACACAGCTTGTAAGTGTGGGATGAGAACACAACTGATAacccacacaatttttttttctactggaCTCAAACAAACTACTCAGTCTGTTAAAGACGACCCTAACAAATGTTAGAGTTCTGTATAGATTTAAAAGTTGTGTATATTTATATGCAAATCAGGGATGGCCTTCTAGTTTCTGGCCCATTGTGTTTGAAAATGATAAATTTAATTGCTGAGGATTAATAAGTGTTTCAGACTTGTTTAGAACAATGGTGTGTAGCTCTTCGAAAATGACTAGAGGCTTTGGCATTATtttacaataaaagaaaaaattaatccAGGCTATAATTATTTTCCCATATCTAAACAAgatgtttataaatatttaaaattaaatgcaattTATATCTAGGCTGTTTAATATGAAATTATTCCTACTAATTATAATAAAAGGAATATTAATCTGACTGAAACAAAATGAATAATGTAAAGATCCTTCTTATCTCTGTGAAACATAGTATAATGGGCAACTTCTACTAGTGATGTTGGCTAGTTAAAGTTAAGACACTTTTTTAAATTGAGGATAAAGATGGGATGTTCTTTACTATTTGAaactaaaaatgaaataatttactAATAAATCTTCAAGACGGCTATTTGATACTGTTTTGTACCTTATGTTTGGGATACTTTAAGTCCCAGTCTTCCAATTAGAGCACTACTTTGCAGTAGCCTGTACTATTTACAGTTTAATAATTGGGTAGAGCGGTACCTGGTTGCCTTGATTAGTTACATAAACCACTGTTGGgttgatattttattttgaaatgtgcaTAATATCGTTAAATTGGTGTTTTGAAACTGTACCCTAAATTTATCATTTCtgtatttgtcaaaaaaattaaattttatttaaaaaaacactgtgAATTGTTCTGTATTGCAAACTCCGGAGATGATATTGTATTGTTTAGCAGTAGTATATTGTTGAAACTTAGCTCTGATTCAGGGTTTCCATTTGTTTGTACATTGTGCAATTAATGTCAGCGATGAGGGTGCTTAGTACCTCATAGAATCAAGTTCTGTATTATTCTTTTTAAAGGGCATTACCCAATAGACTGCTTTTGGTCCAAAGTCGTTCATCCTTTTTAGTgagtaaaatacatatttttcttaTTACCCTGTAGACTGAAAGGGGTTTGAATTTATTTGCACCTCAGGGCTATAATTTTATATATTGCTTGATCCTGAGGGAAGTTTTACACACAAACCTTCTGAATTTTAACCAGTGCATCATTTTGTTTAATGCATTCTAATTCAGAAAACACGTGTCTGTGCCAaagaacttttttctttaaaattattaCAGGTGAGAGCATTGACAAGTTTAGAGTAGTCTCCCAACAGAGTTCCTTTCCatccttctcttctctttttttttatttcctccttGTGCAGCTGAATTCTCTTGACCGATCTTGTATAGGAAAAATGGATTTTATTCAGGGAGAGAGCTTTTCAGTTTGAGATTTTGTATAAAGTACAAAATAATCGCTGCTGGACTCAAGTAACCTTATGAAGTACTCTGCCTGCTTCCTTCCTTAAATCTACCATTGACCAGAGAATCTGTACAGACTCCTAGGTCAGCAGCCATACAAAACTAATCCCAGATCAGAAAGGAAAGTATTTCCCTGCTAGTTGTTTTTTTCCCTAGGTTTCTGTCCAACCCAATTGCCATATATGGCATGACACTGGGGAATTGACAGTAGTGAACAATGCTTAGCAAACTCCTATTTTAATACATGACTGAGTTTTCTCATCTGATAGACTAAGAATTCTGATTGAATTACAGTTTGTTTAAGGGTTGTGCATGCTTGCTGGCTGAAAAGTCATAAATgagttaaaaggaaaacaaaatcacaGATTACAATTTACACCTCTCTTTGCAAAGAAAGGTTTAATAAACTCCTTCCCTACCAGTTTTGGATGGTAACATGCACATAACGGTGATCAGGAGTGAACAGACTGTCCCATCTGGGAGGAGAAACTAGCAAAAACTTGAATAGTAAAAGCAAGTAAGTTAAGATTCAAATGAAGAAAACTTCAAATTTAGATTGACATTCAGTCCTATCTTATGCTATGTCAGTTTAGGAACATTAGATGCCCATGCTACAATATAGGGGTAAAGAGTATTTATACAAGACTGGAGTGTCTGCTCATGTGACTGTAGTGcagaattgtctttttttttttttttggacttgCATTGGGTAACTGGTAAACATTCATACTAAGGTTACATATTTCTGCTGTTAATACTGTATTTAGTTCCTTTTTatacttgttttaaaataactgaCTTTTGTGGGATTAGGATTTTATAAAATTTTCCTCTACTAAACTAAAAATATGTTCTTCTAGAGGATTAACAGAAAATAGGGAAACGGTTGAAAACATCAGTGGCCTCTTTTTTCATatgtatttatattccaattttggGAGGAAGGTGGTGTTATTCCCTGCTgtcctttcagcagtggtgtcaGTTTTaaactccttctctcccctccggCCCCCCCATTTGCcaagtagctttttttttttttttcaagtggggTTTTGCTGGGAGGGAGTTAACTAAATGAAGTCACAAAAGGAAAATGGAAGTAAGTGAAAAcagagggaaggaagaaaggaaaggagcATTAAGAGTTAAGCTGCAATGAAAAGGGAAATGGTTTTGAACAGTCAGAAGAAGGGGAAGAATATTCAGAGTAAAAACTATAGAAAGCACTCTGACATCATCTGTATCTCAAGTGCCTGCTGCAGCTGTTTGTGTCAACAATCGAAAGTAAACTGAAAGTGACTGGTGCTGAAAGGGCCACTGGGCTGAGGGACAGGAAGAGAGGCTGGAGGCTATGGAATCTTGCCAAAATACTTAAGAAGAGTTCTTTATAAGTTCCCTATTATATCGTAATAGGAACTATTTATCATGCAATTCATtaacttatttttcaaaatacagcCCTCTGGAACATCCTACTTACTGTACGGAGAGAATTGCCCCATGTGCATGTCCTATGGCAACTAACTCCCACTGAGTCAATACAGGATAGCTGCCTGGATTTTTCCAGAACACACAGATACAAACACAGGCAGCACGATAAGCATGGATGCACAAGTTAGATAAAACATTACTGTATTGTGACAAAGCTGTTATGTAGACCTCAGATCAGTTTGTTGTAAGCATGTCAGATGAGTGACAAAAACGGGTTACAAAAATACAGTTGTGAACATGAGCCTTAGGGAGTTTTTAAGCTAATGCTTTCCTGATAATTTCTATGAATTGCTTCAACCTGTTCCTTTATACATTCCAGTTATCTTCCCATCATGCAATTATGACATTGTATCCTTCTGTATGAGCCTGAACTGATTGAGCTTTAGCCTGTAAACCTTTCAGGGCAGGAAACTTGTTTGACGTGGCTCTTCTGCTGTGTAGTGCCACAAAGTATTCCATTGCAGCATCACTAAGAATACCTCCCTCCTTGATGGTCAGGGCTACTGCAGTTGAGTTTTGATAACCAGACAAAGGATGGGGTAATCTAGTCCAAATACCATGTTTCTCACACACTTCTCTCTGATTATGATTGTTACCCTAAATAAACAAGTTTTACTTCAGTGCAGAACATTCTCCATATTTAACTTTACTACTTTTCTCTGATCCTCCAATAAAATAACATACCTTGATACCtttgaaaacatttctgttttcctgttttctgattaactgattttttaaattaacattaggCGTTCTGAGTGACACCCAACTTTAAAATCCAAAAGGAAAAAACACAACTATTTAACTAGATAGGGTTCTCTTCTCTACTGTTCCTCAACgactgacaattttatttttatatccaTGTAATGAAAACCTTCCCCACATTTAAAGCAAATCTAAAACACCTCCAAGATGAACCAGAACTAGCATATATCACTACCAAATCCTGCTACAGTAGGAATCTTCAGCAGATGTGACTAAtagcctgctgcctctctctccccattaccCACAAGTAGCAGGATTCTTTTAGAGGAGGCTGCTCACAGGTCAATCTGTCTTTAATTA
Encoded proteins:
- the LOC115648831 gene encoding cytochrome c oxidase assembly protein COX20, mitochondrial, encoding MARESEPGSEKTFKLLGILDVQNIPCSRESILYGSLGSLAVGLGHFLATSRVRRSFDFGMGGFVLTTLGCWIYCRYNHAKLRIQQRIIQEGMRNKLLYEGSEFDPERKQNSNLENNS